In a genomic window of Syngnathus typhle isolate RoL2023-S1 ecotype Sweden linkage group LG4, RoL_Styp_1.0, whole genome shotgun sequence:
- the anp32a gene encoding acidic leucine-rich nuclear phosphoprotein 32 family member A isoform X3: MEMKKRIHLELRNRTPSDVKELILDDCRSNDGKIEGLTEEFQELEFLSTVRVGLTSVAHLPKLKKLKKLELSDNEISGGLEVLVEKCPNLTHLNLGGNWIKDLSTIEPLKDLGTLRSLELFTCEVTNLSEYRDSVFKLLPQLTYLDGFDKNDKEAPDSDAELYAEGWECSYEEEDEPLVFTQMKRILMTMHHQEKKRKMRQMTMRRMKRLG; encoded by the exons ATGGAGATGAAGAAGAGAATTCACCTGGAACTGCGGAACCGTACTCCGTCGGAC GTCAAAGAGCTTATTCTTGACGACTGTCGCTCCAATGATGGCAAAATCGAGGGGCTAACAGAGGAATTTCAGGAGCTGGAATTCCTGAGCACAGTGAGAGTTGGACTGACTTCGGTCGCCCACTTACCGAAGttaaaaaaactcaaaaag CTTGAACTCAGCGATAATGAGATTTCCGGAGGCTTGGAAGTGTTGGTCGAGAAATGTCCCAACCTCACTCATCTCAATTTAGGCGGCAACTGGATTAAAGACCTCAGCACCATTGAACCACTG AAAGATCTGGGGACCCTGAGAAGTCTTGAGCTGTTCACGTGTGAGGTGACAAACCTGAGCGAGTACAGAGACAGCGTTTTCAAGCTACTACCACAGCTCACCTATCTAGACGGATTCGACAAAAACGACAAAGAGGCGCCGGATTCTGACGCCGAGCTCTACGCAGAAGGCTGGGAATGCAGCTATGAAGAGGAGGATG AGCCCTTGGTTTTTACCCAGATGAAGAGGATCTTGATGACGATGCACCATcaggagaagaagaggaagatgaggcAGATGACGATGAGGAGAATGAAGAGGCTGGGCTGA
- the anp32a gene encoding acidic leucine-rich nuclear phosphoprotein 32 family member A isoform X1, giving the protein MEMKKRIHLELRNRTPSDVKELILDDCRSNDGKIEGLTEEFQELEFLSTVRVGLTSVAHLPKLKKLKKLELSDNEISGGLEVLVEKCPNLTHLNLGGNWIKDLSTIEPLKDLGTLRSLELFTCEVTNLSEYRDSVFKLLPQLTYLDGFDKNDKEAPDSDAELYAEGWECSYEEEDALGFYPDEEDLDDDAPSGEEEEDEADDDEENEEAGLSGEEEDEEDLNDKEVDDEEEAEEQQDRGQKRKREVNEEGEDDDDDDDDDD; this is encoded by the exons ATGGAGATGAAGAAGAGAATTCACCTGGAACTGCGGAACCGTACTCCGTCGGAC GTCAAAGAGCTTATTCTTGACGACTGTCGCTCCAATGATGGCAAAATCGAGGGGCTAACAGAGGAATTTCAGGAGCTGGAATTCCTGAGCACAGTGAGAGTTGGACTGACTTCGGTCGCCCACTTACCGAAGttaaaaaaactcaaaaag CTTGAACTCAGCGATAATGAGATTTCCGGAGGCTTGGAAGTGTTGGTCGAGAAATGTCCCAACCTCACTCATCTCAATTTAGGCGGCAACTGGATTAAAGACCTCAGCACCATTGAACCACTG AAAGATCTGGGGACCCTGAGAAGTCTTGAGCTGTTCACGTGTGAGGTGACAAACCTGAGCGAGTACAGAGACAGCGTTTTCAAGCTACTACCACAGCTCACCTATCTAGACGGATTCGACAAAAACGACAAAGAGGCGCCGGATTCTGACGCCGAGCTCTACGCAGAAGGCTGGGAATGCAGCTATGAAGAGGAGGATG CCCTTGGTTTTTACCCAGATGAAGAGGATCTTGATGACGATGCACCATcaggagaagaagaggaagatgaggcAGATGACGATGAGGAGAATGAAGAGGCTGGGCTGAGTGGAGAA gaggaagatgaggaggaccTGAATGACAAAGAAGTAGATGATGAGGAGGAAGCAGAAGAGC AACAAGACCGGGGTCAGAAAAGAAAACGAGAAGTGAATGAAGAAGGAgaagatgacgacgacgacgatgacgatgatgattga
- the LOC133152775 gene encoding proline-rich proteoglycan 2-like produces the protein MAALTEYVVNLLCPKPQAPSPPSPLSPKPPQPPQPPQRPQPPQPPQRPQPPQPPQPPQRPQPPQRPQRPQGPQGPQGPQGPQGPQGPQGPQRPQGGPQRPQRPQRPQRPQRPQGPQGPQRPQRPQRPQRPQRPQRPQRPQRPQRPQRPQGPQRPSAPLSAPQRPSRVPFDFVVVGGV, from the exons ATGGCAGCCCTGACAGAATACGTCGTGAACC TGTTGTG ccccaagccccaagccccaagccccCCCAGCCCCTTAAGCCCCAAGCCCCCTCAGCCCCCTCAGCCCCCCCAGCGCCCTCAGCCCCCTCAGCCCCCCCAGCGCCCTCAGCCCCCTcagcccccccagcccccccagcgccctcagcccccccagcgcccccagcgccctcaaggccctcaag gccctcaaggccctcaaggcccccaaggcccccaaggcccccaaggcccccagcgccctcaaggc ggcccccagcgcccccagcgcccccagcgccctcagcgccctcagcgcccccaaggcccccaaggcccccagcgcccccagcgcccccagcgcccccagcgcccccagcgcccccagcgcccccagcgcccccagcgcccccagcgccctcagcgcccccaAGGCCCTCAGCGCCCCTCAGCGCCCCTCAGCGCCCCTCAGCgcccctcaag
- the coro2ba gene encoding coronin-2B: MTVTKMSWRSSYRSSKFRNVYGKVGSREHCYDGIPITKNVHDSHFCAVNSKFLAVVTESSGGGSFIIIPVSQSGRLDTHYPKVCGHHGNVLDIKWNPFFENIIASCSEDSSVRIWEIPDGGLRRNMTEAVLELYGHSRRVGLIEWHPTSSGILFSAGYDYKILIWNLEIGEPVKMIDCHTDVILSMSFNTDGSLLATSCKDKKLRVIEPRSGRVLQQASYKNHRVNRVLFLGNLKRLLTTGVSRWNTRQIALWDQEDLSMPLMEEDIDGLSGLLFPFYDSDTHMVYLAGKGDGNIRYFEITTEKPFIQYLMEFRSPAPQKGLGVMPKHGLDVGACEVFRFYKLVTLKGLIEPISMIVPRRSDTYQEDIYPMTAGTEPALSATEWLSGINRDPVLMSLKDGYHRPNKLVFKAPVKEKKNVVVNGIDLLENIPPRTENELLQMFFRQQDELRRLREELSTKDVRIRQLELELNNMKNLSPNNI, encoded by the exons ATGTCATGGCGCTCGTCCTACCGAAGCTCCAAGTTTCGAAATGTCTACGGAAAGGTAGGCAGTCGGGAGCACTGCTACGATGGAATCCCCATCACCAAGAATGTCCACGACAGCCACTTCTGTGCCGTCAACTCCAAGTTCCTGGCCGTGGTCACTGAGAGCTCTGGTGGGGGCTCATTCATCATCATTCCTGTTTCCCAG TCAGGCCGTCTAGACACTCACTACCCAAAGGTATGCGGGCACCACGGCAATGTACTGGACATCAAATGGAACCCCTTCTTTGAAAACATCATAGCTTCATGCTCGGAGGACAGCTCG GTGCGAATATGGGAGATCCCGGACGGCGGCCTGCGGCGTAACATGACTGAGGCAGTGCTGGAGCTGTACGGTCATAGCAGACGAGTAGGTTTGATCGAGTGGCATCCTACCAGCAGTGGCATCCTATTCAGCGCTGGCTATGATTATAAG ATCCTGATCTGGAACTTGGAGATTGGAGAGCCAGTAAAAATGATTGACTGCCATACAGACGTCATCCTTAGCATGTCCTTCAACACAGACGGCAGCCTGCTGGCCACCAGCTGTAAAGACAAGAAGCTGCGAGTCATTGAGCCGCGCTCTGGCAGAGTTCTTCAG CAAGCCAGCTACAAGAACCACAGAGTAAACCGAGTGCTATTCCTGGGCAACCTCAAACGCCTGCTCACCACAGGTGTCTCTCGATGGAACACACGTCAGATTGCTCTTTGGGATCAG GAGGATTTGTCCATGCCATTGATGGAAGAGGACATAGATGGTCTCTCAGGATTGCTGTTTCCTTTCTATGACTCTGACACGCACATGGTGTACCTGGCAGGCAAG ggaGACGGCAACATCCGTTACTTTGAGATCACTACAGAAAAACCATTCATTCAGTACCTAATGGAGTTCCGGTCCCCGGCCCCACAGAAAGGATTAG GGGTGATGCCAAAGCATGGTCTGGATGTGGGAGCTTGCGAAGTGTTCCGCTTCTACAAACTAGTCACCCTGAAGGGCTTGATAGAGCCGATTTCAATGATTGTACCAAGAAGG TCAGACACATACCAAGAAGATATTTACCCAATGACGGCGGGAACGGAACCTGCACTCTCAGCTACAGAGTGGCTCAGTGGCATCAACAGAG ACCCCGTCTTAATGTCCCTGAAGGATGGTTACCACCGACCAAACAAGTTAGTGTTCAAGGCCCCagtaaaggaaaagaaaaacgtgGTCGTGAATGGCATCGACTTGCTTGAAAACATACCACCCAGGACAGAAAATGAG CTCCTGCAGATGTTCTTTCGGCAGCAGGATGAGTTGCGAAGGCTGAGGGAGGAGTTGAGCACCAAGGATGTGCGAATACGCCAACTGGAGCTGGAACTCAACAATATGAAGAATTTGAGCCCCAACAACATTTGA
- the anp32a gene encoding acidic leucine-rich nuclear phosphoprotein 32 family member A isoform X2, translating into MEMKKRIHLELRNRTPSDVKELILDDCRSNDGKIEGLTEEFQELEFLSTVRVGLTSVAHLPKLKKLKKLELSDNEISGGLEVLVEKCPNLTHLNLGGNWIKDLSTIEPLKDLGTLRSLELFTCEVTNLSEYRDSVFKLLPQLTYLDGFDKNDKEAPDSDAELYAEGWECSYEEEDDEEDLDDDAPSGEEEEDEADDDEENEEAGLSGEEEDEEDLNDKEVDDEEEAEEQQDRGQKRKREVNEEGEDDDDDDDDDD; encoded by the exons ATGGAGATGAAGAAGAGAATTCACCTGGAACTGCGGAACCGTACTCCGTCGGAC GTCAAAGAGCTTATTCTTGACGACTGTCGCTCCAATGATGGCAAAATCGAGGGGCTAACAGAGGAATTTCAGGAGCTGGAATTCCTGAGCACAGTGAGAGTTGGACTGACTTCGGTCGCCCACTTACCGAAGttaaaaaaactcaaaaag CTTGAACTCAGCGATAATGAGATTTCCGGAGGCTTGGAAGTGTTGGTCGAGAAATGTCCCAACCTCACTCATCTCAATTTAGGCGGCAACTGGATTAAAGACCTCAGCACCATTGAACCACTG AAAGATCTGGGGACCCTGAGAAGTCTTGAGCTGTTCACGTGTGAGGTGACAAACCTGAGCGAGTACAGAGACAGCGTTTTCAAGCTACTACCACAGCTCACCTATCTAGACGGATTCGACAAAAACGACAAAGAGGCGCCGGATTCTGACGCCGAGCTCTACGCAGAAGGCTGGGAATGCAGCTATGAAGAGGAGGATG ATGAAGAGGATCTTGATGACGATGCACCATcaggagaagaagaggaagatgaggcAGATGACGATGAGGAGAATGAAGAGGCTGGGCTGAGTGGAGAA gaggaagatgaggaggaccTGAATGACAAAGAAGTAGATGATGAGGAGGAAGCAGAAGAGC AACAAGACCGGGGTCAGAAAAGAAAACGAGAAGTGAATGAAGAAGGAgaagatgacgacgacgacgatgacgatgatgattga